The Streptomyces kanamyceticus genome window below encodes:
- a CDS encoding class I SAM-dependent methyltransferase, whose protein sequence is MSSPSTHDPRSFDELVEEAVAAPTAGWDFSWFDGRATEARPSWRYAEAMAGRLAGARASLDIQTGGGEVLASAATLPPLAVATEGWPANVAKATALLHPRGVAVVASPEDDPLPFAAEAFDLVTSRHPVKAHFDEIARVLRPGGTYFAQHVGPASAFEVVEYFLGPQSRETRNGRHPDLERAEAAAAGLEVVELRAERLRMEFFDVGAVVHFLRKVIWMVPDFSVEKYRPELLALHERIRAEGPFVAHSARHLFELRKP, encoded by the coding sequence ATGAGTTCCCCGAGCACCCACGACCCCCGCAGCTTCGACGAGCTCGTCGAGGAGGCCGTCGCCGCGCCCACCGCGGGGTGGGACTTCTCCTGGTTCGACGGCAGGGCCACCGAGGCACGGCCCTCCTGGCGGTACGCCGAGGCCATGGCGGGGCGGCTCGCCGGGGCCAGGGCCTCGCTCGACATCCAGACCGGCGGCGGCGAGGTCCTCGCCTCCGCGGCGACGCTGCCCCCGCTGGCCGTCGCCACCGAGGGCTGGCCCGCGAACGTCGCCAAGGCCACCGCCCTGCTGCATCCGCGCGGCGTCGCCGTCGTCGCGTCCCCGGAGGACGACCCGCTGCCGTTCGCGGCCGAGGCGTTCGACCTGGTGACCAGTCGGCACCCGGTGAAGGCCCACTTCGACGAGATCGCCCGCGTGCTGCGCCCCGGCGGCACGTACTTCGCGCAGCACGTCGGTCCCGCCAGCGCCTTCGAGGTCGTCGAGTACTTCCTGGGGCCGCAGTCGCGGGAGACGCGGAACGGGCGCCACCCCGACCTGGAGCGCGCCGAGGCGGCGGCGGCCGGGCTTGAGGTCGTCGAGCTGCGGGCCGAGCGGCTGCGGATGGAGTTCTTCGACGTGGGCGCCGTCGTGCACTTCCTGCGCAAGGTCATCTGGATGGTGCCCGACTTCAGCGTCGAGAAGTACCGGCCGGAGCTGCTCGCGCTGCACGAGCGGATCCGGGCGGAGGGACCGTTCGTGGCGCACAGCGCCCGCCACCTCTTCGAACTCCGCAAGCCTTAG
- a CDS encoding nuclear transport factor 2 family protein has product MTETRQPLISSARHSPMTDEQRKSLALAYLKAFDRGGKTVEGIPLLDLFADDAQVYFPKWGLADGKAEIGRMFADVGGTLRAITHHYADFNWVFSGTDTVVCEGSSHGEHRDGPWRADLPAWGAGRFCDVFEIRDWLIQRCFIYLDPDYAGRDVARYPWISR; this is encoded by the coding sequence ATGACCGAGACCCGCCAGCCCCTCATCAGCTCGGCGCGCCACTCGCCCATGACCGACGAGCAGCGCAAGTCGCTCGCGCTCGCCTACCTCAAGGCGTTCGACCGGGGCGGCAAGACCGTCGAGGGCATCCCGCTCCTCGACCTCTTCGCGGACGACGCCCAGGTGTACTTCCCCAAGTGGGGCCTGGCCGACGGCAAGGCGGAGATCGGCAGGATGTTCGCCGACGTGGGCGGCACGCTCCGCGCCATCACCCACCACTACGCCGATTTCAACTGGGTGTTCTCCGGTACGGACACCGTGGTCTGCGAGGGCAGCAGCCACGGTGAGCACAGGGACGGACCGTGGCGGGCGGACCTGCCCGCGTGGGGCGCGGGCCGTTTCTGCGACGTCTTCGAGATCAGGGACTGGCTGATACAGCGGTGCTTCATCTACTTGGATCCGGACTACGCGGGCCGCGACGTGGCGCGGTATCCGTGGATCAGCCGCTAG
- a CDS encoding OmpA family protein, with protein sequence MTRHPLTRHPLTRTAGAATLTALLLLLTPCPAAVADDDDPSTPPGSTTTSPPPEVDSNSPGLKLADGATLAPAKVLDIKSVVEDLGGEERREDTNTDVKFALQAEVLFPKDSSKLNPEANARIKAIAEEAKNQKATDVRVFGFTDDLGSYSHGKKLSRERAEAVHDQMSKFLGPEVTYAVRGYSEDYPIADNGSEEGRKKNRRVEVSFPRGASGTSGDAEPGNGTGGTGGTSGTSG encoded by the coding sequence ATGACCCGCCACCCCCTCACCCGCCACCCCCTCACCCGCACCGCAGGCGCCGCCACCCTCACCGCCCTGCTCCTCCTGCTCACCCCGTGCCCAGCCGCGGTCGCGGACGACGACGACCCCTCCACGCCCCCCGGCAGCACCACCACCTCCCCGCCCCCCGAAGTCGACTCCAACAGCCCGGGCCTCAAGCTCGCCGACGGCGCCACGCTCGCGCCGGCCAAGGTCCTGGACATCAAGTCCGTCGTCGAGGACCTCGGCGGCGAGGAGCGGCGCGAGGACACCAACACGGACGTGAAGTTCGCGTTGCAGGCGGAGGTCCTCTTCCCCAAGGACAGCTCGAAGCTGAATCCCGAGGCGAACGCCCGGATCAAGGCGATCGCGGAGGAGGCCAAGAACCAAAAGGCCACGGACGTACGCGTATTCGGCTTCACGGACGACCTTGGCTCGTACTCCCACGGCAAGAAGCTCTCCCGCGAGCGCGCGGAAGCCGTGCACGACCAGATGTCGAAGTTCCTCGGCCCCGAGGTCACCTACGCCGTACGCGGCTACAGCGAGGACTACCCGATCGCGGACAACGGCTCCGAGGAGGGCCGCAAGAAGAACCGCAGGGTAGAGGTCTCGTTCCCGCGCGGCGCCTCCGGGACCAGCGGCGACGCGGAGCCCGGCAACGGAACCGGCGGAACCGGCGGCACCAGTGGAACTAGCGGCTGA
- a CDS encoding pilus assembly protein TadG-related protein — MHGDRGQTLPIYIWLTGILLFVAFAFFAFAQAASARNGAQTAADAAALAAAQDARDELIDGLVLSIGEGDDWVDWLAGDKITGEGAQQAADALAAENDSTAVVGPAEVNGYPGFKAEITTNYTVGDSIIPGTESRHAKADATAIIKPRCDVDPSADPAKVVELDCDGEDPIEIDPDDFEPGDLPDPSLLFSVHLAD, encoded by the coding sequence TTGCATGGCGACCGAGGGCAGACGCTCCCCATCTACATCTGGCTGACGGGGATCCTGCTTTTCGTCGCGTTCGCCTTCTTCGCGTTCGCCCAGGCCGCCTCGGCGCGAAACGGCGCCCAAACAGCCGCTGACGCGGCGGCGTTGGCCGCGGCCCAGGACGCCAGGGACGAGCTCATCGATGGACTGGTGCTGTCCATCGGTGAGGGGGACGACTGGGTCGACTGGCTGGCCGGAGACAAGATCACCGGCGAAGGGGCCCAACAGGCGGCAGACGCGCTGGCCGCGGAGAACGACTCCACCGCTGTCGTCGGACCCGCCGAAGTGAACGGCTATCCGGGATTCAAGGCGGAGATCACGACCAATTACACCGTCGGCGATTCGATCATCCCGGGCACGGAATCCAGGCATGCCAAGGCCGACGCCACGGCAATCATCAAGCCGCGGTGTGACGTCGACCCGTCGGCCGACCCGGCAAAGGTCGTGGAACTCGACTGCGACGGTGAAGACCCCATCGAGATCGACCCCGACGATTTCGAACCCGGCGATCTCCCGGACCCGTCGCTCCTCTTCTCTGTCCACCTGGCCGACTGA
- a CDS encoding DUF5936 domain-containing protein, whose amino-acid sequence MIALALAAVMGLAVAGVCQGIRMYRADAKLPTDLAVALEVGATRVSAAGSAVDRLGMRFAPLVLRLMGPRRVDAKRRRIDMAGNPGGLTIDRYAARRAVYGIFGVVLGLVFLTNGSPLFGLLTLAFGATAADGLIWQAIRERKEVIDRTLPDFLDVLAVVVSAGLGFRQALDRVAEKYEGPWADELRITLRQMDMGVSRRQAFDELRRRNASEQVAQFVSALQQGEELGSPIADTLIQLATDMRRTDAQNSRRRAAKTIPKATMVTLVFMLPATMILIAAGMFLGSGSDFGSILGR is encoded by the coding sequence TTGATAGCGCTGGCGTTGGCGGCGGTGATGGGCCTGGCCGTGGCGGGTGTCTGCCAGGGCATCCGCATGTACCGCGCGGACGCCAAGCTCCCCACCGACCTGGCCGTAGCCCTGGAGGTCGGCGCGACGCGCGTCTCGGCGGCGGGCTCGGCGGTGGACCGCCTCGGGATGCGCTTCGCGCCCCTCGTGCTGCGCCTGATGGGCCCGCGCCGGGTGGACGCCAAGCGCCGCAGGATAGACATGGCGGGCAACCCCGGCGGCCTCACCATCGACCGCTACGCGGCGCGCAGGGCGGTCTACGGCATCTTCGGAGTCGTCCTCGGCCTCGTCTTCCTCACCAACGGCTCGCCCCTCTTCGGCCTGCTGACCCTCGCCTTCGGCGCGACCGCGGCGGACGGGCTGATCTGGCAGGCGATCAGGGAGCGAAAAGAGGTCATCGACCGCACGCTGCCCGACTTCCTCGACGTGCTCGCGGTGGTGGTCTCCGCGGGCCTCGGTTTCCGCCAGGCGCTGGACCGCGTCGCGGAGAAGTACGAGGGCCCGTGGGCGGACGAACTCCGCATCACCCTGCGCCAGATGGACATGGGCGTCAGCCGCCGCCAGGCCTTCGACGAACTGCGCCGCCGCAACGCGTCCGAGCAGGTCGCCCAGTTCGTCTCGGCCCTTCAGCAGGGCGAGGAACTGGGTTCCCCGATCGCGGACACCCTGATCCAGCTCGCGACGGACATGCGCCGCACGGACGCGCAGAACTCCCGTCGCAGGGCGGCGAAGACCATCCCCAAGGCGACGATGGTGACGCTCGTCTTCATGCTCCCGGCGACGATGATCCTGATCGCGGCGGGCATGTTCCTGGGCTCGGGTTCCGACTTCGGCTCGATACTGGGCCGTTGA
- a CDS encoding type II secretion system F family protein, translating into MNNPALLALGATILTGTLAVAGIHTYASGRAQRQAMEDRLALGPGIGDGGGSGRTRRFAAVDRRLRRTRLGRSIHLRLSSTGLDLTAGEFFTYVVAVVAALWLIAAATLAPFFGPIAGIVAIWGAVAFLNWQRQKRIEAFINQLPDVARILANATAAGLALRTSLAMAAEELEAPAGEELSHVADQLTLGRSIDDTLGELADRLPSRELIVLVTTLVLSNKAGGTVVNSLRNLTQTLEDRKETRREVRTMLSEVHATAFTVPLLGLGSLLLINSSNEGALERVTGSPVGQTLILISLGLYGIGFFVIRRLGKIEV; encoded by the coding sequence ATGAACAACCCCGCCCTCCTCGCGCTGGGCGCCACGATCCTGACCGGCACGCTCGCCGTCGCGGGCATCCATACGTACGCGTCGGGGCGGGCCCAACGCCAGGCCATGGAAGACCGGCTGGCGCTCGGGCCCGGCATCGGCGACGGCGGCGGCTCCGGCCGCACCCGCCGCTTCGCCGCCGTCGACCGCAGACTGCGCCGCACCCGCCTCGGCCGCTCCATCCACCTGCGGCTCTCCTCGACCGGACTCGACCTGACGGCGGGCGAGTTCTTCACCTACGTCGTGGCGGTCGTCGCCGCGCTCTGGCTGATCGCGGCCGCGACCCTCGCCCCCTTCTTCGGCCCGATCGCGGGCATCGTGGCGATATGGGGCGCGGTCGCCTTCCTCAACTGGCAGCGGCAGAAGCGCATCGAGGCGTTCATCAATCAACTCCCGGATGTGGCGCGCATCCTGGCGAACGCGACGGCGGCGGGCCTGGCGCTGCGTACGTCGCTCGCGATGGCGGCGGAGGAGCTTGAGGCGCCCGCGGGCGAGGAACTCTCGCACGTGGCCGATCAGTTGACGCTCGGCCGCTCCATCGACGACACGTTGGGCGAACTGGCCGACCGCCTTCCCTCTCGCGAGTTGATAGTCCTCGTCACGACCCTGGTCCTCTCCAACAAGGCGGGCGGCACGGTGGTCAACTCGCTGCGCAACCTCACGCAGACCCTGGAGGACCGAAAAGAGACCCGGCGCGAGGTCCGCACCATGCTCTCGGAGGTCCACGCGACGGCCTTCACGGTCCCGCTCCTCGGCCTCGGCTCCCTGCTCCTCATCAACTCCTCGAACGAGGGGGCGCTGGAGCGGGTGACCGGCTCGCCGGTGGGCCAGACACTGATCCTGATCTCGCTGGGCCTGTACGGCATAGGTTTCTTCGTGATCAGACGCCTGGGCAAGATCGAAGTCTAG
- a CDS encoding CpaF family protein: MSLRARVAPTHQTEPSRDDGLVAVYRSKLLEEIDLAEMSSLAAADRRVRLERVLGHIISREGPVLSTSERSQLIRRVVDEALGLGVLEPLLADPSITEIMVNGPDSVFVERNGRVEQLPLRFASNDQLMQTIERIVSTVNRRVDESNPMVDARLPTGERVNVIIPPLALTGATLTIRRFPRAYTLPELIGLGSLDEHMLMLLAAFVRARFNLIVSGGTGTGKTTLLNALSGLIPAHERIITIEDSAELQLQQEHVIRLESRPPNVEGKGQITIRDLVRNSLRMRPDRIIVGEVRGGETLDMLQAMSTGHDGSLATVHANTAEDALMRLQTLGSMSEVQIPFEALKDQINSAVDVVIQLSRHGDGSRKVSEIVLLVSHGRQHFRIVPVTRFVPRPLGADRVVHGYFEHLPLPREIADKLYVANEPVPPAFGVAEAIDVLNTREAIG; the protein is encoded by the coding sequence ATGAGCCTGCGCGCCCGCGTGGCCCCCACGCACCAGACCGAGCCGAGCCGCGACGACGGCCTCGTCGCCGTCTACCGCTCCAAGCTCCTCGAAGAGATCGACCTCGCCGAGATGTCCTCGCTCGCCGCCGCGGACCGCCGCGTCCGCCTGGAGCGCGTACTCGGCCACATCATCAGCCGCGAGGGCCCGGTCCTCTCCACCTCCGAGCGCTCCCAGCTGATCCGCCGCGTCGTCGACGAGGCACTCGGCCTCGGCGTGCTCGAACCGCTCCTCGCCGACCCGTCCATCACCGAGATCATGGTCAACGGCCCCGACTCGGTCTTCGTCGAGCGCAACGGCCGGGTCGAGCAGCTGCCGCTCCGCTTCGCCTCCAACGACCAGCTCATGCAGACCATCGAACGCATCGTCTCCACCGTCAACCGCCGCGTGGACGAGTCGAATCCGATGGTCGACGCCCGGCTGCCCACCGGCGAGCGCGTCAACGTCATCATCCCGCCGCTCGCCCTGACCGGCGCGACCCTCACCATCCGCCGCTTCCCGCGCGCCTATACGCTGCCCGAACTCATCGGCCTCGGCTCGCTCGACGAGCACATGCTGATGCTGCTCGCCGCGTTCGTGCGGGCCCGCTTCAACCTCATCGTCAGCGGCGGTACGGGCACCGGCAAGACGACCCTGCTCAACGCCCTGTCCGGTCTGATCCCCGCCCACGAACGCATCATCACCATCGAGGACTCGGCGGAGCTCCAGCTCCAGCAGGAACACGTCATCCGCCTCGAATCGCGCCCCCCGAACGTCGAGGGCAAGGGCCAGATCACCATCCGCGACCTCGTCAGGAACTCCCTGCGCATGCGCCCCGACCGCATCATCGTCGGCGAGGTCCGCGGCGGCGAGACCCTCGACATGCTCCAGGCGATGTCCACGGGCCACGACGGCTCCCTCGCCACCGTCCACGCGAACACCGCCGAGGACGCCCTGATGCGGCTGCAGACCCTCGGCTCCATGTCGGAGGTGCAGATCCCCTTCGAGGCGCTCAAGGACCAGATCAACTCGGCCGTGGACGTGGTCATCCAGCTCTCCCGGCACGGCGACGGATCCCGCAAGGTCTCCGAGATCGTCCTGCTCGTCTCGCACGGCCGCCAGCACTTCCGCATCGTGCCGGTCACCCGCTTCGTGCCGCGCCCGCTCGGCGCCGACCGCGTCGTGCACGGCTACTTCGAGCACCTGCCGCTGCCGCGCGAGATCGCGGACAAGCTGTACGTCGCCAACGAACCGGTGCCGCCCGCGTTCGGCGTGGCGGAGGCCATCGACGTACTGAACACGAGAGAAGCGATCGGTTGA
- a CDS encoding TadE/TadG family type IV pilus assembly protein, with amino-acid sequence MLEFAGFLPILLLVGLAAIQLGLVGYAANQAGSGARAAARAASQGDSGEAAGTAAMDDGLVAEVSVGQGATTTTATVRVHVPTLLPFVDTDWSVTKEATMPNDDDGN; translated from the coding sequence ATGCTGGAGTTCGCGGGATTCTTGCCGATCCTGCTCCTCGTGGGGCTCGCCGCGATCCAACTGGGCCTGGTGGGCTACGCGGCCAACCAAGCCGGTTCAGGCGCCCGCGCAGCGGCCCGCGCCGCCTCCCAGGGCGACTCGGGCGAGGCCGCGGGCACGGCAGCCATGGACGACGGCCTGGTCGCCGAGGTCAGCGTCGGCCAAGGCGCCACCACGACGACAGCCACCGTCCGGGTCCACGTCCCCACGCTGCTCCCCTTCGTCGACACGGACTGGAGCGTCACCAAGGAAGCCACGATGCCCAACGACGACGACGGCAACTGA
- a CDS encoding AAA family ATPase, with protein MTTRILPAVGDIDAARALSTLVGQLPDAEPALPVGDSTALLDTLARLAAESVDELPEVVLVHERIGPVPALDLIRDLVLRFPAVGVVLITADTSPGLLTAAMDSGARGIVNVPLAYDALAERVQAAASWSTGMRRHLGSGGIELYAGVGAPGAPGAGTVVAVSGAKGGVGATVTAVQLALAAQASGRSVALLDLDLQSGDVASYLDVQFRRSVADLAAITDITPRVLQDAVYTHETGIGLLLAPADGERGEEVTDRVARQTLGALRARYDVVIVDCGAFVTAASAVAVELADQALLLVTPDVVAVRAAKRMVRLWDRLQIRKAEETVTVVNRHGKASEIQPSLVERVTGTRTATSTVPAAFKELRGAVDAGRMQDLDSRSSVKQALWGLAGELGLIDQEAAGHGKRGGLALRKKAAGSDRGAVTLEFAGMFPLLLVVMTLLWQCALYGYSYSLAGNAADEAARAATAAYAMGDGGGAACATAAKKHLPGAWQDASISCTDGGPVWKAEVSVEVPVFFPGIDAGWTVKGKAGAAKEGEG; from the coding sequence ATGACCACTCGGATCCTCCCCGCCGTCGGCGACATCGACGCCGCGAGGGCGCTGTCCACGCTCGTGGGACAGCTGCCCGACGCGGAACCGGCGCTGCCCGTCGGCGACTCCACCGCGCTGCTCGACACCCTCGCCAGGCTCGCCGCCGAGTCGGTCGACGAGCTGCCGGAAGTCGTCCTCGTCCACGAGCGGATCGGTCCCGTCCCCGCCCTCGACCTCATCCGCGACCTCGTCCTGCGCTTCCCCGCCGTCGGCGTCGTCCTGATCACCGCCGACACCAGCCCCGGGCTGCTCACCGCCGCCATGGACTCGGGGGCGCGCGGCATCGTGAACGTCCCCCTCGCCTACGACGCCCTCGCCGAACGCGTCCAGGCCGCCGCCTCCTGGTCCACCGGGATGCGCCGCCACCTGGGCAGCGGGGGCATCGAGCTGTACGCGGGCGTCGGCGCTCCCGGGGCGCCCGGCGCGGGCACCGTCGTCGCGGTCAGCGGGGCCAAGGGCGGCGTCGGCGCGACCGTCACCGCCGTCCAGCTCGCCCTCGCCGCCCAGGCGTCGGGGCGCTCGGTGGCCCTCCTCGACCTCGACCTCCAGTCCGGCGACGTCGCCTCCTACCTCGACGTGCAGTTCCGGCGCTCCGTCGCCGACCTCGCGGCGATCACCGACATCACGCCCCGGGTCCTCCAGGACGCCGTCTACACCCACGAGACCGGCATCGGCCTCCTCCTCGCCCCCGCCGACGGCGAACGCGGCGAAGAGGTCACCGACCGGGTCGCCCGCCAGACCCTCGGCGCCCTGCGCGCCCGCTACGACGTGGTGATCGTCGACTGCGGCGCCTTCGTCACCGCGGCCAGCGCCGTCGCCGTCGAACTCGCCGACCAGGCCCTGCTCCTCGTCACCCCCGACGTCGTCGCGGTGCGCGCCGCCAAGCGCATGGTGCGGCTCTGGGACCGCCTCCAGATCCGCAAGGCGGAGGAGACCGTCACCGTCGTCAACCGGCACGGCAAGGCGTCCGAGATCCAGCCCTCGCTGGTGGAGCGCGTCACCGGCACCCGGACCGCCACGTCCACGGTGCCCGCCGCCTTCAAGGAACTGCGGGGCGCCGTCGACGCCGGACGCATGCAGGACCTCGACAGCCGCTCCTCGGTGAAACAGGCGCTGTGGGGCCTGGCCGGTGAACTCGGCCTCATCGACCAGGAGGCCGCGGGCCACGGCAAACGCGGCGGCCTCGCCCTGCGCAAGAAGGCGGCGGGCTCAGACCGGGGCGCGGTCACGCTGGAATTCGCCGGGATGTTTCCGCTGCTGCTCGTCGTCATGACCTTGCTGTGGCAGTGCGCGCTCTACGGCTACTCGTACTCCCTCGCGGGCAACGCGGCCGACGAGGCGGCACGGGCGGCCACGGCGGCGTACGCGATGGGCGACGGCGGCGGCGCGGCGTGCGCCACGGCGGCCAAGAAGCACCTGCCGGGCGCCTGGCAGGACGCGTCGATCTCCTGCACGGACGGGGGCCCCGTATGGAAGGCCGAGGTCTCGGTCGAGGTCCCGGTGTTCTTTCCGGGCATCGACGCGGGGTGGACGGTGAAGGGGAAGGCCGGGGCGGCGAAGGAGGGGGAGGGATGA
- the cpaB gene encoding Flp pilus assembly protein CpaB, giving the protein MNSRQRRGVILLVLSVLCALGAFAGVLSVIRDVNGKVGPEVAAYKLKDDIAPYKELTADQFKKVEMPERWLSDNAVRDLRAIRGKIAVTQLRKGSLLQSDMIVERPELGPGQQEIAIMIDAATGVAGKITPGSKVNIYATFKGETDKAKDQSKVIVEGAKVLDVGKLTPLEPNQDDRTRRKATEAVPITFALGTADAQRVAYAESFATHVRLALVGAGGDATVPPRDRTYTLDEDK; this is encoded by the coding sequence ATGAACTCACGCCAGCGCCGCGGCGTCATCCTGCTGGTCCTGTCGGTCCTGTGCGCGCTCGGCGCGTTCGCGGGTGTCCTCTCCGTGATCCGCGACGTGAACGGGAAAGTGGGTCCCGAGGTCGCGGCGTACAAGCTCAAGGACGACATCGCGCCCTACAAGGAACTGACCGCGGACCAGTTCAAGAAGGTCGAGATGCCCGAGCGGTGGCTCTCCGACAACGCCGTCAGGGACCTCCGCGCGATCCGCGGCAAGATCGCCGTCACCCAGCTGCGCAAGGGCTCGCTGCTCCAGTCCGACATGATCGTCGAGCGGCCCGAACTCGGCCCGGGCCAGCAGGAGATCGCCATCATGATCGACGCGGCCACCGGCGTCGCGGGCAAGATCACCCCGGGCTCGAAGGTCAACATCTACGCCACGTTCAAGGGCGAGACCGACAAGGCGAAGGACCAGTCCAAAGTCATCGTGGAGGGCGCCAAGGTGCTCGACGTCGGCAAGCTGACCCCGCTCGAACCCAACCAGGACGACCGCACGCGCCGCAAGGCGACGGAGGCCGTACCGATCACGTTCGCCCTCGGCACGGCGGACGCGCAGCGCGTCGCGTACGCCGAGTCGTTCGCGACCCACGTCCGGCTCGCGCTCGTCGGCGCGGGCGGCGACGCCACCGTGCCGCCGCGGGACCGGACGTACACCCTCGACGAGGACAAGTAA
- a CDS encoding chitinase, translated as MDRTRSRTGAVLGSLTALALALAGLFTGGVDSAHADSTNARTRAVPKHAVTGYWQNFNNGAQVQKLADVQDEYDIIAVSFADATATQGQITFNLDSAGLGGYTVDQFKADIKAKQAAGKSVIISVGGEKGAIAVNDSASANAFADSTYKLMREYGFDGVDIDLENGLNSTYMTQALKSLSSKAGSGLVLTMAPQTIDMQSPSTEYFKTALAVKDILTVVNMQYYNSGSMLGCDGKVYSQGTVDFLTGLACIQLENGLAPSQVGIGVPASSRAAGGGYVAPDVVNSALDCLAKGTGCGSFKPAKTYPDIRGAMTWSTNWDATAGSTWSKAVGAHVHGLP; from the coding sequence GTGGACCGCACACGGAGCAGAACGGGAGCGGTACTCGGGTCCCTCACGGCCCTGGCCCTCGCCCTCGCAGGGCTGTTCACCGGCGGCGTGGACAGCGCGCACGCGGACAGCACGAACGCGCGGACCCGCGCCGTACCGAAGCACGCGGTGACCGGCTACTGGCAGAACTTCAACAACGGCGCCCAGGTGCAGAAACTGGCCGACGTCCAGGACGAGTACGACATCATCGCCGTCTCCTTCGCCGACGCCACCGCCACCCAGGGCCAGATCACCTTCAACCTCGACTCGGCCGGGCTCGGCGGCTACACGGTCGACCAGTTCAAGGCCGACATCAAGGCCAAGCAGGCCGCGGGCAAGTCGGTGATCATCTCCGTCGGCGGCGAGAAGGGCGCGATCGCGGTCAACGACTCCGCGTCGGCCAACGCGTTCGCCGACTCCACGTACAAGCTGATGCGGGAGTACGGCTTCGACGGCGTCGACATCGACCTGGAGAACGGCCTCAACTCCACCTACATGACGCAGGCGCTCAAGTCCCTGTCGTCCAAGGCCGGTTCGGGCCTCGTCCTGACCATGGCTCCGCAGACCATCGACATGCAGTCCCCCTCGACCGAGTACTTCAAGACCGCGCTCGCCGTGAAGGACATTCTCACAGTGGTCAACATGCAGTACTACAACAGCGGTTCGATGCTGGGCTGCGACGGCAAGGTCTACAGCCAGGGCACGGTCGACTTCCTGACCGGGCTCGCCTGCATCCAGCTGGAGAACGGCCTCGCGCCGTCCCAGGTCGGCATCGGCGTACCCGCGTCGTCGCGCGCGGCCGGTGGCGGATACGTCGCCCCGGACGTCGTGAACAGCGCCCTGGACTGCCTCGCCAAGGGCACCGGCTGCGGCTCGTTCAAGCCCGCCAAGACGTACCCCGACATCCGGGGCGCGATGACCTGGTCCACCAACTGGGACGCGACGGCGGGCAGCACCTGGTCCAAGGCGGTGGGCGCGCACGTCCACGGGCTTCCGTAA